The following coding sequences lie in one Cyanobacterium sp. Dongsha4 genomic window:
- a CDS encoding formylglycine-generating enzyme family protein, producing the protein MNNLKKNQIEVVTIDTNQQYHDYPTLTLRKQTKEIEYFSVHLDEKVTLDMVSIHGGKFKMGTPTQEQGRSKDETPEHEVEIKDFFVSKYLITQSQYQTIMKENPSFFAGDNKPVENISWFEAHNFCQQLSQLTGIKYRLLSEAEWEYICRAKTTTSFCYGTTITSELANYKASFGYGLGGSGKWRQETTEVGIFPANNYGLYDVHGNVWEWCEDHWHENYIEAPTNGQPWLEKETSLDSEEEIPRVIRGGSWDDTAYYCRSGVRLWALPSFKGKLIGFRIACDLISN; encoded by the coding sequence ATGAATAACCTAAAAAAAAATCAAATAGAAGTGGTGACAATTGATACAAATCAACAGTACCACGATTACCCCACTTTAACCCTTCGGAAACAAACAAAGGAAATAGAATATTTTTCCGTTCACTTAGATGAAAAAGTCACTCTTGATATGGTTAGCATTCATGGTGGTAAATTTAAAATGGGGACCCCAACTCAAGAGCAAGGACGAAGCAAAGATGAAACCCCAGAACATGAAGTCGAGATCAAAGATTTTTTTGTTAGTAAATACCTTATCACTCAAAGCCAATATCAAACGATAATGAAGGAAAATCCTTCTTTTTTTGCCGGGGATAATAAGCCAGTAGAAAATATTTCTTGGTTTGAAGCCCACAATTTTTGTCAACAATTATCGCAACTTACAGGCATAAAATATCGTCTTCTTTCAGAGGCGGAATGGGAATATATTTGTAGAGCAAAAACTACTACATCATTCTGTTATGGTACAACTATTACTTCTGAATTAGCAAATTATAAAGCCAGTTTTGGTTATGGGTTAGGGGGAAGTGGAAAATGGAGACAAGAAACGACCGAAGTGGGTATTTTTCCAGCAAACAATTATGGTTTATATGATGTTCATGGTAACGTTTGGGAATGGTGTGAGGATCATTGGCATGAAAATTACATCGAAGCCCCCACCAATGGGCAACCGTGGCTCGAAAAAGAAACTTCTTTAGACTCAGAGGAGGAAATCCCTAGAGTAATTCGTGGAGGTTCTTGGGATGACACAGCTTACTATTGTCGTTCTGGAGTTCGTTTGTGGGCTTTACCGAGCTTTAAGGGCAAGTTAATTGGTTTTCGCATTGCTTGTGACTTAATTAGTAACTGA